The following proteins come from a genomic window of Drosophila sulfurigaster albostrigata strain 15112-1811.04 chromosome X, ASM2355843v2, whole genome shotgun sequence:
- the LOC133848515 gene encoding uncharacterized protein LOC133848515: MLKWTASTQRLHELPSTATQQPRAAVVRRQRRQRRATIANKENVPSVGYTSTPMPLERLRNSPLVLAPLSDIRNVTPESRSPAGRSPQPQQQQQQPARLMVQSVRYATTLPRYEEEYSPSALPTGQHLALRGLLPLDPFMEQPRYLAAAQQLKKRKLEADFVATMDASSSEATQVVAEPIAEKSAKPVTRPVTPQPSSTQMGDQTLDKLIDAILDSACKSDPSSRKKPRKSFNLRRRTLVKQQLESQCHAAMLSPSYAAGDDPASDLSFALLPLPGTPEPASPLNPLPHSVLLQLPTPQQPNAASHSDTFCLATPVRPLKRGRAPERQAVASDVASAVESPLKRYKVDARNYFEVGLALPSSIYV, from the coding sequence ATGCTCAAGTGGACCGCATCGACACAGCGACTGCACGAGTTGCCTTCGACGGCAACACAACAGCCTCGAGCCGCCGTGGTGCGACGTCAGCGTAGACAGCGACGTGCCACGATTGCCAACAAGGAGAATGTGCCCAGTGTGGGCTACACATCCACACCCATGCCTCTGGAGAGGTTGCGCAACAGTCCGCTGGTCTTGGCACCACTTAGCGACATACGCAACGTCACCCCGGAGTCGCGTTCGCCAGCCGGAAGATCAccgcagccacaacagcagcagcagcagccagcacgTCTGATGGTGCAAAGTGTGCGGTATGCCACCACCTTGCCACGTTACGAGGAGGAGTATTCACCCAGTGCACTGCCGACGGGTCAGCATTTGGCATTGCGGGGTCTGTTGCCCCTCGATCCGTTTATGGAGCAGCCACGTTACCTGGCCGCAGCACAGCAGCTGAAGAAGCGCAAGCTGGAGGCGGATTTTGTGGCCACCATGGATGCAAGTTCATCGGAAGCAACTCAAGTTGTTGCTGAGCCAATTGCCGAGAAGTCAGCGAAACCAGTGACCCGTCCGGTGACCCCGCAACCCTCCTCCACCCAGATGGGTGATCAGACGCTGGACAAGCTCATCGATGCCATACTTGACTCCGCCTGCAAATCGGATCCGAGCAGTCGCAAAAAGCCGCGCAAATCGTTCAATCTGCGCCGTCGCACACTGGTCAAACAGCAACTGGAGTCGCAATGCCATGCGGCCATGCTTTCGCCATCCTATGCTGCCGGCGATGATCCTGCCAGCGATCTAAGCTTTGCCCTGCTGCCGCTTCCTGGCACTCCGGAGCCGGCCTCGCCCCTCAACCCCTTGCCACACAGTGTGTTGCTTCAGTTGCCGACGCCGCAGCAACCAAATGCTGCCTCGCACTCGGACACCTTCTGTCTGGCCACACCAGTGCGACCTCTGAAACGTGGTCGTGCCCCAGAGAGGCAAGCGGTCGCATCGGATGTTGCAAGTGCCGTGGAGTCGCCACTGAAGCGCTACAAAGTTGATGCGCGCAACTACTTTGAGGTGGGATTGGCGCTGCCTTCCTCCATCTACGTCTAG